The following coding sequences lie in one Streptomyces sp. NBC_00510 genomic window:
- the rhaS gene encoding rhamnose ABC transporter substrate-binding protein, with protein sequence MSSRTLTRRATVVVAVTAAVALGATACGGTTKNSSKDSGGGAKATASADPNAATKKGLTVAFLPKQVNNPYFTIADGGGKQALDTLGSTYKEVGTSSGTDTAGQVSYVNTLTQQQVDAIAVSAQDPGALCTSLNQARKNGIKVVTYDSDTKPECRDLFVSQASSEDLGRTEVQLLAEQIGYKGEIAILSAAQTATNQNTWIDFMKDELKDPKYKDVKLVKVAYGNDDAQQSFQQTQGLLQQYPNLKGIISPTTVGIKAAAQYLAGSKYKGKVKLTGLGTPNDMRAYVKNGTVEAFELWDPAKLGSLASYAAVALSSGQISGAEGQTFKAGDMGSYTIGKDGVVVLGKPTVFTKDNIDQFKF encoded by the coding sequence ATGTCCAGCAGAACCCTCACCCGTCGTGCCACCGTCGTCGTCGCCGTGACCGCGGCCGTCGCGCTCGGCGCCACGGCCTGCGGCGGCACCACCAAGAACTCCTCCAAGGACAGCGGCGGCGGAGCCAAGGCGACCGCGTCGGCCGACCCCAACGCGGCGACCAAGAAGGGCCTGACCGTCGCCTTCCTGCCCAAGCAGGTCAACAACCCGTACTTCACCATCGCCGACGGCGGCGGCAAGCAGGCCCTGGACACGCTGGGCTCCACCTACAAGGAGGTCGGCACCAGCAGCGGCACCGACACCGCCGGCCAGGTGAGCTACGTCAACACCCTGACGCAGCAGCAGGTCGACGCGATCGCCGTCTCCGCGCAGGACCCGGGCGCGCTGTGCACCTCGCTGAACCAGGCCCGCAAGAACGGCATCAAGGTCGTCACCTACGACTCGGACACCAAGCCGGAGTGCCGCGACCTGTTCGTGTCGCAGGCCAGCTCCGAGGACCTGGGCCGCACCGAGGTGCAGCTGCTGGCCGAGCAGATCGGCTACAAGGGCGAGATCGCGATCCTCTCGGCGGCGCAGACCGCCACGAACCAGAACACCTGGATCGACTTCATGAAGGACGAGCTCAAGGACCCCAAGTACAAGGACGTCAAGCTGGTCAAGGTCGCCTACGGCAACGACGACGCCCAGCAGTCCTTCCAGCAGACCCAGGGCCTGCTCCAGCAGTACCCCAACCTGAAGGGCATCATCTCCCCGACCACGGTGGGCATCAAGGCGGCCGCCCAGTACCTGGCGGGCTCCAAGTACAAGGGCAAGGTCAAGCTGACCGGCCTCGGCACGCCCAACGACATGCGCGCCTACGTCAAGAACGGCACCGTCGAGGCCTTCGAGCTGTGGGACCCGGCCAAGCTCGGCTCGCTCGCCTCGTACGCCGCGGTCGCCCTGTCCTCCGGCCAGATCTCCGGTGCGGAGGGCCAGACCTTCAAGGCCGGTGACATGGGCAGCTACACCATCGGCAAGGACGGCGTGGTGGTGCTCGGCAAGCCGACCGTGTTCACCAAGGACAACATCGACCAGTTCAAGTTCTGA
- a CDS encoding TIGR00725 family protein, with protein MTSRYVAVVGPAEAGEPEREVARRVGELLARRGAVVVCGGLGGVMGAASEGARAHGGTTVGLLPGRDRRAGDPSLSVAIATGLGELRNGLVVAAADAVVAVGGSWGTLSEVALALRTGKPVVVVDGWDVQGPPVGETFLRAASAEEAVEAVEAALAETSPGG; from the coding sequence ATGACGAGCCGTTACGTCGCCGTGGTGGGGCCCGCCGAGGCCGGGGAGCCGGAGCGCGAGGTCGCCCGCAGGGTCGGCGAACTCCTTGCCCGGCGCGGCGCCGTCGTCGTCTGCGGCGGCCTCGGCGGGGTGATGGGCGCCGCGTCCGAGGGAGCCCGCGCGCACGGCGGGACCACCGTCGGACTCCTCCCGGGCCGGGACCGCCGGGCGGGTGACCCGTCCCTCTCGGTGGCGATCGCCACCGGCCTCGGCGAGCTCCGCAACGGCCTGGTCGTCGCCGCCGCCGACGCCGTGGTGGCGGTCGGCGGCAGCTGGGGCACCCTGAGCGAGGTGGCGCTCGCCCTGCGGACCGGCAAGCCCGTCGTCGTGGTCGACGGCTGGGACGTGCAGGGGCCCCCGGTCGGGGAGACGTTCCTGCGGGCGGCCTCCGCGGAGGAGGCCGTCGAGGCGGTGGAGGCCGCGCTGGCGGAGACCTCCCCCGGCGGCTGA
- a CDS encoding LacI family transcriptional regulator yields the protein MAEKGRTVGIKDVAREAGVSVGTVSNVINRPDAVPEATRVRVQRAIARLGYVRSESARQLRAGRSRIMALLVLDMGNPFFVDVARGAERAARAAGLGVMVCNSAENPQEEAAYLSLFAEQRVRGVLVTPADADGGNLAAFRRHRIPFVLVDRVAAGTAECSVSVDDVAGGRMAVGHLAAAGHRRIAYVSGPGHLQQVRDRRAGALAALAEAGLPPETLRELPTERLDVAAGRDAGHRLLGLPERPTAVFCANDLLALGVLQALYAAGVDVPGEMAIVGYDDIEFAAAAAVPLTSVRQPATNMGALAAGMLLEETGPQAREHQHRRVVLQPELVVRDSSLIRR from the coding sequence GTGGCGGAGAAGGGCCGCACGGTGGGGATCAAGGACGTCGCCCGTGAGGCGGGGGTGTCCGTGGGCACGGTCTCCAATGTGATCAACCGGCCGGACGCGGTCCCCGAGGCCACCCGGGTCCGTGTGCAGCGCGCCATCGCCCGGCTGGGGTACGTACGCAGCGAGTCCGCCCGGCAGTTGCGGGCGGGCCGCAGCAGGATCATGGCCCTGCTCGTGCTCGACATGGGCAACCCGTTCTTCGTCGACGTGGCACGCGGCGCGGAACGGGCGGCCCGGGCGGCGGGGCTCGGCGTGATGGTCTGCAACAGCGCGGAGAACCCGCAGGAGGAGGCCGCGTACCTGTCGCTCTTCGCGGAGCAGCGGGTGCGCGGGGTGCTGGTGACGCCGGCCGACGCCGACGGCGGCAACCTCGCCGCGTTCCGGCGGCACCGCATCCCCTTCGTCCTCGTCGACCGGGTCGCGGCGGGCACCGCCGAGTGCTCGGTGTCGGTGGACGACGTGGCCGGCGGCCGGATGGCCGTCGGCCACCTGGCGGCCGCCGGGCACCGGAGGATCGCGTACGTCTCCGGCCCCGGGCACCTGCAGCAGGTCCGGGACCGGCGCGCGGGGGCGCTCGCCGCCCTGGCGGAGGCCGGACTGCCGCCGGAGACCCTGCGTGAACTGCCCACCGAGCGGCTGGACGTCGCGGCCGGACGGGACGCCGGCCACCGGCTGCTCGGCCTCCCGGAGCGGCCGACCGCCGTGTTCTGCGCCAACGACCTGCTCGCCCTCGGGGTGCTGCAGGCGCTGTACGCGGCGGGGGTGGACGTCCCCGGCGAGATGGCCATCGTCGGCTACGACGACATCGAGTTCGCGGCGGCGGCGGCCGTGCCGCTCACCTCCGTGCGGCAGCCCGCCACGAACATGGGCGCGCTGGCCGCCGGGATGCTGCTGGAGGAGACCGGGCCGCAGGCCCGGGAGCACCAGCATCGCCGGGTCGTGCTGCAGCCGGAGCTGGTGGTCCGGGACTCCAGCCTGATCAGGCGCTGA
- the rhaI gene encoding L-rhamnose isomerase — MPDIAAVKAALTAQRIETPSWGYGNSGTRFKVFAQAGVPRDPYEKLDDAAKVHEFTGVAPKVALHIPWDRVDDYTALGAHAKERGLELGAINSNVFQDDDYKLGSVCHPDPQVRRKATDHLLECVDIMDATGSADLKLWFSDGTNYPGQDDIVGRQERLAEALTEVYGRLGDDQRMLLEYKLFEPAFYTTDVPDWGTAYAHCLKLGPKAQVVVDTGHHAPGTNIEFIVAFLLSQGKLGGFDFNSRFYADDDLMVGAADPFQLFRILHEVAKNRGFEAETNVAFMLDQCHNIEAKIPAVIRSVMNVQEATAKALLVDLDALGEAQRSGDVLAANAVLMDAYNTDVRPLLREVREERGLAPDPVAAYRASGWQEHIVADRVGGTQAGWGA, encoded by the coding sequence ATGCCTGACATCGCAGCCGTCAAGGCCGCACTCACAGCCCAGCGGATCGAGACGCCGTCCTGGGGTTACGGCAATTCCGGCACCCGTTTCAAGGTCTTCGCCCAGGCCGGGGTGCCCCGTGACCCGTACGAGAAGCTCGACGACGCGGCCAAGGTGCACGAGTTCACCGGCGTCGCCCCCAAGGTGGCCCTGCACATCCCCTGGGACCGGGTGGACGACTACACCGCGCTCGGCGCCCACGCCAAGGAGCGCGGCCTGGAGTTGGGCGCGATCAACTCCAACGTCTTCCAGGACGACGACTACAAGCTCGGCAGCGTGTGCCACCCCGACCCGCAGGTCCGCCGCAAGGCCACGGACCACCTGCTGGAGTGCGTCGACATCATGGACGCCACCGGCTCCGCCGACCTCAAGCTCTGGTTCTCCGACGGCACCAACTACCCCGGCCAGGACGACATCGTGGGCCGCCAGGAGCGTCTCGCCGAGGCCCTCACCGAGGTCTACGGGCGGCTCGGCGACGACCAGCGGATGCTGCTGGAGTACAAGCTCTTCGAGCCGGCGTTCTACACCACCGACGTCCCGGACTGGGGCACCGCCTACGCGCACTGCCTCAAGCTCGGCCCCAAGGCGCAGGTCGTCGTCGACACCGGTCACCACGCGCCGGGCACCAACATCGAGTTCATCGTCGCCTTCCTGCTCAGCCAGGGGAAGCTCGGCGGGTTCGACTTCAACTCCCGCTTCTACGCCGACGACGACCTGATGGTCGGCGCCGCCGACCCCTTCCAGCTCTTCCGGATCCTGCACGAGGTCGCCAAGAACCGCGGCTTCGAGGCCGAGACCAACGTGGCCTTCATGCTCGACCAGTGCCACAACATCGAGGCCAAGATCCCCGCGGTCATCCGCTCGGTGATGAACGTCCAGGAGGCCACCGCCAAGGCGCTCCTGGTGGACCTCGACGCCCTGGGCGAGGCGCAGCGCTCCGGTGACGTCCTCGCCGCCAACGCCGTGCTCATGGACGCGTACAACACCGACGTGCGCCCGCTGCTGCGCGAGGTGCGCGAGGAGCGCGGCCTGGCCCCCGACCCCGTCGCCGCGTACCGCGCCTCCGGCTGGCAGGAGCACATCGTGGCCGACCGCGTCGGCGGCACCCAGGCCGGCTGGGGCGCGTAG
- a CDS encoding ABC transporter permease gives MTVTADTPQQIAADEPTASRRFLDRVLKLRALAVLAVLVVMLAATQIYNSEFLSQQGVKDLLLNATILVLVAVGQAMVVITRNVDLSVGSVLGISAFAAGTYLHGGGNPLVAVLIAVALGVLFGLLNGLLVSLGQVPALVVTLGTLYIIRGIDSIWVGSRQITAGDLPASFVDFGHDGLSVIPYLALLTLAVLVAAGYYLRSYRGGRDLYALGSSPEAARLAGVPVRKRILTAYVVCGALAGLAGALYLARFGNVDSGTGNGYELTVVSAVVVGGVAFTGGSGTVYGAALGALLLTSINSVLPSIGVSSVWVLAIDGVLLLLAIAVDRIVALRVAGVLRKRAAQMRSAHHA, from the coding sequence GTGACCGTGACCGCCGACACCCCGCAGCAGATCGCCGCGGACGAACCGACCGCGTCCCGCCGCTTCCTGGACCGGGTGCTGAAACTGCGGGCGCTCGCCGTGCTCGCCGTGCTCGTGGTCATGCTGGCCGCGACCCAGATCTACAACAGCGAGTTCCTGTCCCAGCAGGGCGTCAAGGACCTCCTGCTGAACGCCACCATCCTGGTGCTGGTCGCCGTCGGCCAGGCCATGGTCGTCATCACCCGCAACGTCGACCTGTCGGTCGGCTCGGTGCTCGGCATCTCGGCCTTCGCAGCCGGCACCTACCTGCACGGCGGCGGCAACCCGCTGGTCGCCGTGCTCATCGCGGTCGCGCTCGGCGTGCTCTTCGGCCTGCTCAACGGCCTGCTGGTGAGCCTGGGTCAGGTCCCCGCCCTCGTGGTGACGCTGGGCACGCTCTACATCATCCGCGGCATCGACTCCATCTGGGTCGGCTCCCGTCAGATCACCGCGGGCGACCTGCCGGCGAGCTTCGTCGACTTCGGTCACGACGGCCTGTCGGTGATCCCCTACCTCGCGCTCCTGACGCTCGCGGTGCTGGTCGCGGCCGGGTACTACCTGCGCAGCTACCGCGGCGGCCGCGACCTGTACGCGCTGGGCTCCAGCCCGGAGGCCGCCCGGCTGGCCGGCGTGCCGGTCCGCAAGCGGATCCTGACCGCGTACGTGGTGTGCGGGGCGCTCGCCGGACTCGCCGGCGCGCTCTACCTCGCCCGGTTCGGCAACGTCGACTCCGGCACCGGCAACGGCTACGAACTGACCGTCGTCAGCGCCGTGGTGGTCGGCGGCGTCGCCTTCACCGGCGGCTCCGGCACCGTGTACGGCGCCGCGCTCGGCGCCCTGCTGCTGACCTCGATCAACAGCGTCCTGCCCTCCATCGGCGTCAGCTCGGTGTGGGTGCTGGCCATCGACGGCGTCCTGCTCCTGCTCGCCATCGCCGTCGACCGGATCGTGGCGCTGCGGGTGGCCGGCGTCCTCCGCAAGCGGGCCGCACAGATGAGGAGTGCCCACCATGCCTGA
- a CDS encoding glycoside hydrolase family 3 protein gives MTSYALTPRRVSLALLATTLALAACEGAPSAPESMVATGRAAATATPKASCVDRVMAAMNDTQRVGQLFMGAAQLPSPPKADQDAMRSYAVGSVFLAGRSTAGVTKTRTLVDGLQKSLGQTVAGQRVGLLVSTDQEGGQVQVLKGPGFSTIPSGKTQGTWSTATLRSRAEGWAKELKKAGVNVNLAPVADIVPTSIGTANAPIGRYGRQFGATSGVVSPHVTAYVQGSKTAGVLTTPKHFPGLGSVKGNTDTTASVTDTMLTRTGSNIAPFRAGISAGAGLVMVSLATYKRIDPKHKAVFSSLIVDQTLRRDLGFKGVIISDDLGKAASAQSVALGQRALSFLRAGGDLTLTVSPKGIPTMAEGIRYAMRHEPKVRTLVANSVRRVLTAKQAAGVLRCTT, from the coding sequence GTGACCTCGTACGCCCTCACCCCCCGACGCGTGTCCCTCGCCCTGCTGGCCACGACGTTGGCCCTGGCTGCCTGCGAGGGGGCGCCGTCCGCCCCGGAGTCCATGGTCGCCACGGGGCGCGCGGCGGCCACCGCCACCCCGAAGGCGTCCTGCGTCGACCGGGTCATGGCCGCGATGAACGACACCCAGCGCGTCGGTCAGCTCTTCATGGGCGCGGCCCAGCTGCCCTCGCCGCCGAAGGCGGACCAGGACGCGATGCGGTCGTACGCCGTCGGGTCGGTGTTCCTCGCGGGCCGCAGCACGGCCGGCGTGACGAAGACCCGGACCCTGGTGGACGGGCTGCAGAAGTCGCTCGGGCAGACGGTGGCCGGGCAGCGGGTCGGCCTGCTGGTCTCCACGGACCAGGAGGGCGGCCAGGTGCAGGTCCTCAAGGGCCCCGGCTTCTCCACCATCCCCAGCGGGAAGACGCAGGGCACCTGGTCCACGGCCACGCTGCGCTCGCGCGCGGAGGGCTGGGCGAAGGAGCTGAAGAAGGCGGGCGTCAACGTCAACCTGGCCCCCGTCGCCGACATCGTCCCGACCTCGATCGGCACCGCGAACGCCCCCATCGGCCGCTACGGCCGCCAGTTCGGCGCGACGTCCGGCGTGGTGTCCCCGCACGTCACGGCGTACGTCCAGGGCTCGAAGACGGCCGGGGTGCTGACCACGCCCAAGCACTTCCCGGGCCTCGGCAGCGTCAAGGGCAACACGGACACGACCGCCTCGGTGACGGACACCATGCTGACCCGCACGGGCAGCAACATCGCCCCCTTCCGCGCGGGCATCTCCGCGGGCGCGGGGCTGGTGATGGTCTCACTGGCCACGTACAAGCGCATCGACCCCAAGCACAAGGCCGTCTTCTCCTCGCTGATCGTCGATCAGACCCTCCGCCGCGACCTGGGCTTCAAGGGCGTCATCATCTCCGACGACCTCGGCAAGGCCGCCTCTGCCCAGTCCGTCGCCCTCGGCCAGCGCGCCCTGTCCTTCCTCCGCGCCGGCGGCGACCTCACCCTCACCGTCTCCCCCAAGGGCATCCCCACGATGGCCGAGGGCATCCGCTACGCCATGCGCCACGAGCCGAAGGTGCGGACGCTGGTCGCGAACAGCGTGCGGCGTGTGCTCACGGCCAAGCAGGCCGCGGGCGTGCTGCGCTGCACGACCTGA
- a CDS encoding ABC transporter permease yields the protein MPETTKAPAPLARLGGAVRWDTAVGALLVVLLICSFSFVDNFGNALNVSFLIGNTLPIALIALPMTMLVVSGEIDLSVGSTAGLSGAVMGALWNGGMAIETIIPLCLLLGALCGLVNGLLVTRLGLPSLAVTIGTLAAYRGIAQIVLGADSVTDFPQQYLDFGAGRIDGTFIPYAAIPFAVLLLIAVLVLHATPVGRSLFAVGASEEAARFAGVRVRRLKLAMFVTTGLVSSLTGVFWALHYASARYDNATGLELSVIAGVLLGGIDFDGGKGTLGGAIAGVFLLGAGQNVMSLLNVSAQSQIVVTGVLLVISVLAPRIGRQVAQARARRRSADQAPAALAAS from the coding sequence ATGCCTGAGACCACCAAGGCCCCCGCCCCGCTCGCCCGCCTCGGCGGCGCGGTGCGCTGGGACACCGCGGTCGGCGCCCTGCTCGTCGTCCTGCTGATCTGCTCCTTCTCCTTCGTGGACAACTTCGGCAACGCCCTGAACGTGTCCTTCCTGATCGGCAACACCCTGCCGATCGCGCTCATCGCGCTGCCGATGACCATGCTCGTGGTCTCCGGTGAGATCGACCTGTCCGTCGGCTCCACCGCCGGCCTGTCCGGGGCCGTGATGGGCGCGCTGTGGAACGGCGGCATGGCGATCGAGACGATCATCCCGCTCTGCCTGCTCCTCGGCGCCCTGTGCGGCCTGGTCAACGGCCTGCTCGTGACCCGGCTCGGCCTGCCCTCGCTCGCCGTCACCATCGGCACGCTGGCCGCCTACCGCGGCATCGCGCAGATCGTGCTCGGCGCCGACTCCGTCACCGACTTCCCGCAGCAGTACCTCGACTTCGGCGCCGGCCGGATCGACGGCACCTTCATCCCGTACGCGGCGATCCCCTTCGCCGTGCTGCTGCTGATCGCCGTCCTCGTGCTCCACGCGACCCCCGTCGGGCGTTCCCTGTTCGCCGTCGGCGCCTCGGAGGAGGCGGCCCGGTTCGCGGGTGTGCGCGTGCGGCGGCTGAAGCTGGCGATGTTCGTGACGACCGGCCTGGTCTCCTCCCTCACCGGAGTCTTCTGGGCCCTGCACTACGCCAGCGCGCGCTACGACAACGCCACCGGTCTGGAGCTGTCCGTCATCGCCGGCGTCCTGCTCGGCGGCATCGACTTCGACGGCGGCAAGGGCACCCTGGGCGGCGCGATCGCCGGGGTGTTCCTGCTGGGCGCGGGCCAGAACGTCATGAGCCTGCTCAACGTCTCGGCCCAGTCCCAGATCGTCGTCACCGGCGTGCTCCTGGTGATCTCCGTCCTCGCCCCGAGGATCGGCCGTCAGGTCGCGCAGGCCAGGGCGCGCAGGAGGTCGGCCGACCAGGCCCCGGCCGCGCTCGCCGCCTCGTGA
- a CDS encoding sugar ABC transporter ATP-binding protein has protein sequence MTHPEPETTPVLALEGVSKSFGAVRALRGVSLRLHAGEAHALAGENGAGKSTLIKTLAGVHRPDTGTVLLDGRPVEFHGPGDARDAGVAVIYQEPTLFPDLSVAENIFVGRQPRRSLGRVDHKAVREAAADLFRRLGVDLDPEQPARGLSIADQQLVEIAKALSFDARVLIMDEPTAALTGSEVARLFGVVKSLREQGAAVLFISHRLEEIFALCQRVTTLRDGAWIASEPLDGLSEDDLVRRMVGRDLDELYPKQDAEIGEVALSVRRLTREGVFTDVSFEVRRGEIVGLAGLVGAGRSEVARAIFGVDRRDAGEVVVDGKPLRGGAPSLAMAAGIALVPEDRRAQGLVMDMSIERNIGLTGFAATTKGGLMSRGAERSRALDWAVRLQVKYARLGDVVGTLSGGNQQKVVLAKWLATAPGVLIVDEPTRGIDVGTKAEVHRLLSRLASEGVAVLMISSDLPEILGMADRVLVMHEGRLTAEIPRSEATEESVMAAATGRVRRAA, from the coding sequence ATGACGCACCCCGAACCGGAGACCACTCCGGTGCTCGCGCTCGAGGGGGTGAGCAAGTCCTTCGGTGCCGTTCGCGCTCTGCGCGGTGTATCGCTCCGGCTGCACGCCGGCGAGGCCCATGCCCTGGCGGGCGAGAACGGCGCCGGCAAGTCGACACTGATCAAGACCCTCGCGGGTGTGCACCGCCCGGACACCGGCACGGTGCTGCTCGACGGCCGGCCCGTGGAGTTCCACGGCCCGGGGGACGCCCGTGACGCGGGGGTCGCCGTCATCTACCAGGAGCCGACGCTCTTCCCCGACCTGTCGGTGGCCGAGAACATCTTCGTCGGCCGCCAGCCCCGCCGTTCGCTGGGTAGGGTCGACCACAAGGCCGTGCGCGAGGCCGCGGCCGATCTCTTCCGCCGCCTCGGCGTGGACCTCGACCCGGAACAGCCGGCGCGCGGACTGTCCATCGCCGACCAGCAGTTGGTGGAGATCGCCAAGGCGCTCTCCTTCGACGCCCGCGTCCTGATCATGGACGAGCCGACCGCCGCGCTCACCGGCAGTGAGGTCGCCCGCCTCTTCGGCGTCGTCAAGTCCCTGCGCGAGCAGGGCGCCGCGGTGCTCTTCATCTCCCACCGCCTCGAGGAGATCTTCGCCCTCTGCCAGCGGGTCACCACCCTGCGGGACGGCGCGTGGATCGCCAGCGAGCCCCTCGACGGGCTCTCCGAGGACGACCTGGTGCGCCGCATGGTCGGCCGCGACCTGGACGAGCTCTACCCCAAGCAGGACGCCGAGATCGGCGAGGTCGCCCTCAGCGTGCGCCGGCTCACCCGCGAAGGCGTCTTCACCGACGTCTCCTTCGAGGTGCGCCGCGGCGAGATCGTGGGCCTGGCGGGCCTCGTCGGCGCCGGGCGCAGCGAGGTCGCCCGGGCGATCTTCGGCGTGGACCGCAGGGACGCCGGGGAGGTCGTCGTCGACGGCAAGCCGCTGCGCGGCGGCGCACCGAGCCTGGCCATGGCCGCGGGGATCGCGCTGGTCCCCGAGGACCGCCGGGCCCAGGGCCTGGTGATGGACATGTCCATCGAGCGCAACATCGGCCTCACCGGCTTCGCCGCCACCACCAAGGGCGGTCTGATGAGCCGTGGCGCCGAGCGCAGCCGCGCGCTGGACTGGGCCGTCCGGCTCCAGGTCAAGTACGCCCGGCTGGGCGACGTCGTCGGCACCCTCTCGGGCGGCAACCAGCAGAAGGTCGTCCTCGCCAAGTGGCTCGCCACCGCGCCCGGGGTGCTGATCGTCGACGAGCCCACGCGCGGCATCGACGTCGGCACCAAGGCCGAGGTGCACCGGCTGCTGTCGCGGCTCGCGTCCGAGGGCGTGGCCGTACTGATGATCTCCTCCGACCTGCCGGAGATCCTCGGCATGGCGGACCGCGTCCTGGTGATGCACGAGGGACGACTGACGGCCGAGATCCCCCGGTCGGAGGCGACCGAGGAATCCGTGATGGCGGCGGCCACCGGCCGCGTGAGGAGGGCGGCGTGA
- a CDS encoding diacylglycerol kinase family protein, which yields MEHLSRRHVAQHWLARLALTAAGAAVALPLVVAGLRSIALVAAALGGTAVTAAGAWWVLTRRGVVRALAVLLTVVTPLAVLAFYDRANLLWVVVTSLALWALAVVAGRNAVRATRAHEARLRERIAARPRRPFLIMNPRSGGGKVGAFGLKEKAEALGARVVLLDPDHPQDVTELARQAADEGADLLGVAGGDGTQALVAGVAAERGLPFLVICAGTRNHFAMDLGLDRADPAACLDALRDGVELRVDLGYVGDRPFVNNVSFGAYAAVVQSPAYRDDKVGTILELLPDLLTHRAGPRLTATAGDTVVDEPQAVLVSNNPYRTDDPAGLGRRDRLDTGLLGVLGVKVDNAAQAAGLLMGPRVASGLTVATAREVVTTADADEIDAGVDGEALVLPTPVRCRIRPGALRVRVPRGRPGVPAAGVRTDWRRLRKLALTMGRTAAGRPDRPNA from the coding sequence ATGGAGCACCTCTCCCGCAGGCACGTCGCGCAGCACTGGCTCGCCCGCCTGGCCCTGACCGCGGCGGGGGCGGCCGTGGCGCTGCCGCTGGTGGTCGCGGGGCTGCGCAGCATCGCGCTGGTGGCCGCCGCGCTGGGCGGCACCGCGGTGACGGCGGCGGGGGCGTGGTGGGTGCTGACCCGTCGCGGTGTGGTGCGGGCGCTGGCCGTGCTGCTGACCGTGGTGACCCCGCTGGCCGTCCTCGCCTTCTACGACCGGGCCAATCTGCTCTGGGTCGTGGTCACCTCGCTGGCGCTGTGGGCGCTGGCCGTCGTCGCGGGGCGCAACGCGGTGCGCGCCACCCGGGCCCATGAGGCACGGCTGCGGGAGCGGATCGCGGCCCGGCCGCGGCGACCGTTCCTGATCATGAACCCGCGCTCCGGCGGCGGCAAGGTCGGCGCCTTCGGGCTGAAGGAGAAGGCGGAGGCGCTCGGCGCCCGGGTCGTGCTGCTCGACCCCGACCACCCGCAGGACGTCACGGAGCTGGCCCGGCAGGCGGCCGACGAGGGCGCCGACCTGCTCGGCGTGGCCGGCGGGGACGGCACGCAGGCGCTGGTGGCCGGGGTGGCCGCCGAACGGGGACTGCCGTTCCTGGTGATCTGCGCGGGCACCCGCAACCACTTCGCCATGGACCTGGGTCTGGACCGCGCCGACCCCGCGGCCTGCCTGGACGCGCTCAGGGACGGCGTGGAGCTGCGGGTCGACCTCGGCTACGTGGGCGACCGGCCCTTCGTCAACAACGTGTCGTTCGGCGCCTACGCTGCCGTCGTGCAGAGTCCCGCGTACCGGGACGACAAGGTCGGCACCATCCTGGAGCTCCTGCCCGACCTGCTCACCCATCGCGCCGGGCCCCGGCTGACGGCCACGGCCGGGGACACCGTCGTCGACGAGCCGCAGGCCGTGCTGGTGAGCAACAACCCGTACCGGACCGACGACCCGGCCGGGCTCGGCCGCCGGGACCGTCTCGACACCGGTCTGCTCGGGGTGCTCGGCGTCAAGGTCGACAACGCGGCCCAGGCCGCGGGGCTGCTGATGGGCCCGCGGGTCGCCTCCGGGCTCACCGTGGCGACGGCGCGGGAGGTGGTGACCACGGCCGACGCCGACGAGATCGACGCGGGCGTGGACGGCGAGGCGCTCGTGCTGCCCACCCCCGTGCGCTGCCGCATCCGCCCCGGCGCGCTGCGGGTCCGGGTGCCCCGCGGCCGCCCGGGGGTACCTGCCGCGGGCGTGCGCACGGACTGGCGACGGCTGCGCAAGCTCGCGCTGACCATGGGCCGCACCGCGGCCGGACGCCCGGACCGGCCCAACGCCTGA